The DNA sequence ttagctTTTCTTATATTTGAGGTGTCAGAGTATTTCTGCATTTtccaattttggtcaaaacccaATATCCAccacacaaataaaaactggCAGACATGAAACATTCCATCTTACACACTTACTCAAATctgatttcattaaaatgtttacatggaTTTAACCGAATAATGACAATGTGATTCAAGTTGTAAGAAAGTTGTAAGGTATAAATTCTAACCTTGCTCCTAACTCTAGTCTTATCATACGAGCTCTGAATTTGAAGATGTTAGACTGTGTTGGTTTGAATGTAGCTGTATCCTAATCCTCCATTTTGTGGCCTACAGACATTATAATGGATTCTAGGTGTGACTAGTTGGATTCTGGTGTCAATCAGCCATAAAAGAATTAAACATGATAGGCAAAAGCAACCAGCACcagctttatatttttatcagaTAAACAATATAGGGAATTTTTTGATAGATTTAAAATATGCCTTTTCATTCTGGTCAAAAAGCAGATTTGATGTAAATCCTAAAGAATATTTGTACTTTCATTCCACACTTTCACTTCATACTTAAAAATCCTGTAGAGTCTTTTCCACCTAAATCATTGATTCTCCAACATCTGAACTGAATACAAATCAGCTAATGATTGGAACTCAGGCTCTTGTCTTATCTTTCGAGCTCTGAGATTAATTCATGCAAACAACCCAGCCTCCCtctgtttccttctttttctctcttactgTTTTCCACTTTTTGCATATTGTTTCTAATCCCTCTTTCTGTGCTCTTTGTGCGCTCTGTTGTAATTTACAGAAACAGACCTCTTGAATGGCATTTGTGAAATGTATTCCACAAGGAAATTTGTCTTAACTCTTTAACATTTTCCCTCAGATACTGTTCTCTGAGTTCTctaaatataatttgtattgTATAAAAATTGAcagatggatttaaaaaaaaaattttgggaGAGATATAGGATCTCCATCTTTAGGGCGGTTTATTAGGACATGTGGGGGCAGGAGAGTGTGAGCGatcctgcttgattggattgaTTCTTCCTGCTCGCACTCATAGCAGCTCTCTCCACACTCTGCCAACTTTAATGGTCGCCCATCCCAGAAGGCATGTAGCATCTGAGTAGGTTTTGTTTCTCGAGACAGGACAACAAAAGCagagggaaacagagagagagagagagagagagagagatggcttGTGGACCCCATGGGAGTTGTGAAACTGCTTCTGGCCTGCTCTTCTCACATTACAGAAAACTGGAGTTGCTTGTACACACACGCTCTGCTGCAAGCGTTTAACATTGTTATGGGTTCAAAAAACAGGGGCTTAGTTTGTCATAGTgaaattgtttacatttatgaattacatttattttattcatttgactgAGGTggaatccaatccaagcactGAGCTGTTTGAAGATGGGACTAAGTCGTTTTTCCACACAGCATGGCAAATctgatttattccttaaatCTGATTTGTGGACCGTTTCCACATTACAAATTTCAAATGACCGAATCTGATCCATAGTCGCATTTGATATCCACACGTTGGTTGTTATAGTAAGTACATATCCATGCCTGTTCTGAGTACTGCAGTGCACGTAAATTTTAGACAAACATtgattttatgtatatttttaaacaaagtaagGGAACAGGCCACATTCATTGCTTTCCTCCCTTAACCTGCCTTTTTGGTGGTTAATTTCGATTATTTTCGATTTCTGatgccaaaaaaagaaagaaaccaattTGGTTTGATTACTCAAACTAAGTCACGTTTGGAAAATCAGATTCTGATTTGAAAACACACATTCCTAGAacttgactgaaaaaaaaaactgatatctTGTCTTTATTTGCTGTGagtttacagaaaacatctgaCTTTTACCAAATGCCAAAAAGCGAGggcaaaataaataagtgcagCAACGAAAGACAATAGCTGGAGTAAGAGCGAATACACCGGAATGCTACAATAATGAGTCAGGGAGCTGTCAGGCTAGAAATGATTTGTCAAGAAACCTAATAGTACACACTAATAAAATTAGTAACTGAAAGAGTGACCGCAAAGTGctctggtttatttttaaaatagcaagTATTTCAGCATCAGTGAATAGCCTTAAGCGTGAAGAGTCTTCAGTCATTTCTTGAAGGCGTTGACTTCTATCTAAAATTGGAGAGCAGGTGGTTCACACCTCCCCAACACACTCCATGCTGAACTATAACGCTGTCAACCCCAAATCGGCGCTTGCGCACTatcttcatcacacactccttacaaaaaaagaGATGCAATGcgaagtgcacacacacaccccaaactcCCTCAATAAATCCCAGAGCACCACAAAAGCTGTCGGTGGACCTCTGCTGAATAGATTAATAAGATTTCCATAATTAGGCAGGCCTCTGACAATAGGATCCCTCTCCTTTGTCTCAGAACCAACAGAATTGTCAGGCTAAGGGGACGTCTGCTGGACTGGCCATTGCAACAATGGACACAGAGACAGTAAGGCGGTCAGTGGaaacatctgtctctctgccagGCCTGGAGTCTTGTGCAGAGTGGTTGCGTCAGGCCCTCAGAGTCTGCCTCCCACAAAGCAGCGGCTGCAAGGGTCCATGTGGACAATAGGGCCTGGTGGCGAGAGGACCCTTCTTTTCTTAATCCAACTGCTACGCCTCTGTTTACTCACCAGTTTCCCATGTTGATTACAGCTACAGAGGGTGACATGTAACCCAGAGCTGGTCATCTGGATATCGCTGTGTTTGGAATGGCATACATGGAGCGAGCTTaagtgtttttctgtctttgttaGCAAAGCTAACCACAAAGAGAGTCTCTGAGAGTCATCGAGGTTTGCTTCAGCTTTATTAATGCAGCATTTTGCCATTCTGAAGGCTATACTACAGGACACTGGATACAATTTTCTAATAATGCTTTTTCTCAATGCATACCTGCCAGAAATGAAATCTACACAATTTTCCATAAATTATATTAAGCAGTCAGTTTGGTGTTCATGATGTGTCACAACTGACTTTGCTGAAATTTTTAtaatagtaaatagtaaaaaaaaaaaaaagtaaattttttgttacatttgcaTCTTccgttaaaaaaaagcaaatttcaGACACCACACTTTGAGGGAAACTGTCtatatttcatttactttaatcaCGTTATCAGTTTGCTCTTTGACAAAATGATTTAGATTTCTAAAATCCACCATACTGTACTCACTGTTCATTCTCCAGGGCTAGAATAAATGAATCTGCAACAGAGTTATGATTGAATCACCAATGTGGATTAAACCCCAGCCAAATTATGGCAGGATCTGAGCGCACGCCGAGGTGTAATTGCGAGCTGCAGCTCATGTCCGATTCATTTAATGCTCTATGGAatagtgttcagtgaggttaGAGGACAAAAGGGAGATGTGGAGGTGCTGGGGATGAAGGTCAGTGCCTGGTCTTTATCTTACGCTTCATGGGAGCAGGAATATATCCTTCCATCCCAAATGGCTCATCCGTGAGATTGTGCCTGGGGAAGGGAGGGGTTTGGGGGGTGGGAGGAGTGGACAGCAGGCGCTCTGGCCGGcgagtgtgtctgtatgtgagTATGCATGCATATGGGAGCCTGTGTGCACAACCTCGTGTATATTGATGGAGTGGACAGCAGTGTGGCTGCTCGGCTGAGTTCCTTAATGTCAAGCCTTGTCCgcacatatatgcacacacacacgcacacatgcacacaaacacacactggccaGTGCGTCTGCTGTCCACTCTCTCCCCTCCCCTCCCTGCTGCAGGTTTTATGAGCTCCCCTGGGCTGCCATCCATCTCTGTCACACACTGGCCCCATTATTGGGCTCCGCACAGCTCTGCTCCTACCAGCCCGCAGATGGGAATGTCCTGCAGGACGTCTACTGCTTCTCCAGTCTGGACAATGACCTCCAACTCCAAGCCCCAAACCCACTTCATGCTCGCTTTCTCGATTGCTAGTAGTTGGACATATATTTAAATGCAGGACTTCTTTGTAATGTGGGAATGTTGAAACCTGTGGCGTTAAATATGAAGCACAAGGTAATGCAGTGGCCAtctggagaggagagagagacacagagagagagttggaAGGAGGAAAGGGGGAGGGCAAAGTTTCGAAGAAAGCCTGAAGGAGAACGCAGCATATTAGCCTGCGGTTTGATTTAAATGGCAATAAAGCAAGGGGCACCCCACACACACTTGCAGAAGTATAAATAATGAATCAtaactttctaaaaaaaaaaatccacctgtAATAAAGGCTCACAGACTTTATTCTTTTACCTCTACATTTTCCTGCTGTAGGTCTCACCTCGGGCCGGTTTGTGACAGTTCAATAAAGCCGAGCTATGCAAGGAATTTCAAGCTAATACCTCTGCAAAGAGAAGCAAATCGCCTTCCAGTATGGGATTCAATATGATTTCTTTCAACTTGCTGAAAATGCATACGCCGTAGAATCACACTGATTGTACTGAGCCATCAGCggtttataataaaaatgcaaggaCAGAATTTGGAGTTTCACTGAGATGGAGTAGGGGGGAAAGGAGGGCCCCACAGTTGCAGAGAgaaatttctgttttgtttttctccccaGTCATTACTCTATTGGTCTCTCTTTCATCCCTTCAACATTAAGGCAGCGTAATGAATCACAGGGTCCAGAGCCGCAGATAGCCAGAGGAAAAGACATTCCACGCTCCCAGTGTTTCATGGGAAGCAACCGATGAATAGCACAACTATTCTGTGCCGCTTGCCCATCCCCCTTcccgttttttttctttaccccACTGTCTCCCTCCCCATTCTCTATCCTGCTCTGTCCTGGCTGCACAGGGCTTTTAGAGAATTGCTTTGTGGACAGGCCGATGTGGTGCAGGGGATGGACAGCAGGCGTTCAGTCAAACATACACTGGGTGATAACAATGGCTCCTCAGGGAGGGCTGCAGATGCTAGCACATGGCAGCTATGCACTCTAAAAGGGGAAAGAACAAGTCCACCCCTTTTACACTCAGGGGAATACAAagatattctttctttctttctttctgtatgcGTTTGTTTGTGCAAGTTTGGTGCTATCAACTAGCAAACAAAAAATCCAGCAACCAATCTTCACTAGAGCTGGGCAAAATTCTAGTACTTAATATATAATACCCCAGTATAGATGTATAATTCATAATAGCTGAAACATCaaaatttaaaggaatactccaagattttggaatttttaaTCTCTATCCACTGCAGCTGTACCACGTGAGCAATGACCACAGACCACAGaccaaatattttcaaatactgaaaaaaagaatggaaacCTATTTACTCAAAACAATAATCatgaagtctaagggcagttgctgAATTAAGAAATGTATTACAAAAACTGTAGTTTTATTCAGCTTTTGAACAAtggagcaatacagtaaaaagtaatacagtaatatactgcagcaacacagaaaaaaataatttcttactCTTTTCATAAggttttgtggttttatttGCCATTAGGTGCTGCCGTGTTTACTTTAAGCTAGGTTGACTACTTTGGGGCAAAGAAATGGGTCAGTATGGAAAATTATATTGTAATACTAATATACTAACCATGTCTGATTTAtagctttcatttcattaaaaggattaaaatgtgtttgaaaatTGGCTGATATTtagttaatttttattttagcatcTCAGACTCACCTAGCCAACAACCTTCCAGAATGCCCAGTGTGTTCCATATAATTTTGTCCCCTCAGTGTTCTGTGTCGTGACATGGGTGTTTGTATCCAACAGGTCTGTTGAAGATGCACTGGAACCCGGAGCATGCCCAGCCCCTGAGCCAGTGGCCCGAGCAGCATTTGGATGTGTCCTCCACCACCTCTTCACCTGCCCACAAACCTGAGCTGTATTCGGCACGTGGCCGCGGCTCCTACAGCTACGCCTGGGCCAATGATGACATCTCCGCCCTCACTGCCTCCAACCTGCTTAAGCGCTATGCTGAAAAGTACTCAGGTGTACTGGACTCAGCCTATGAGCGCCCTGCTGTGGGTGCCTACCCTGAGCCTGGAGCCTTTGGGGCTCTCAATGGCAGCCAGAAGAGTGAACTGGAGCCTTGGCCCCTCTCACACAGCACTGATTCAACTTACCCTTTGGTTCCCCCCTCTACCCACGATGGTCTGAAGGTGGCACCGGCACCCACAATGCCACCTGGCTCAGGCAGCGTCTCTGCAGGCAGCAGCAATCTGTCAGACTCAGGCTACAGTGGGAGCAGTTCATGCAGTGGTCCCCATTCCAGTGACTACCCGCCCAGCTACAATGGTACCTACCTCTCGTCAGGATACTGCCCACAAGGCAGCTCAGCACTTCCCCCAGCGCCACTTCACACCCTGCAGTCTGGCCCCACCCTCTTGCCCAGCTACACACCCTCTGCCCCTGTCTATAACTACCCCCCTGCCACCTACCCCCACCAGACCAGCCTCGCACCCACCTACAGCCACCCGACTCCACCTTACCTTCCTTCTGGTATAGCTGCTCCAACCCCCATCACATCACGGCCCACAGTGGTAGGAGGCAGCTACAGTTATCAGAACAGTAGCCTGGGCAACTCGGAGACAGCAAGTTCACTGAAGAGGAAGGCATTTGAAATGACCCCTGAAGAGGAAGAGGGGGACGGGAGTTCACGCTACAGGAAATATAGCTATGAAGCCTTAAAGTCTGGTGGAGACTCGCCATATAGTGTGAGTGACAAAGCAGAATGCAGAGGGAATGGGTTTGTTACTACAAGTGCGGACCCACAGGCATTCAAGCCCAGCAAACCTGGGTCTCAGCCAGGCATTGCAGGTGACGAGGTGGGCAAATACAGTGGCTTGAAGCCCCTGCTTTCGCCAGCATACGGAACAGCTGGCGACTACAGCCCCCCAACAGCCATGACAGGAGAGAACGGAGGAGCTGAACATGGCTTTCCACAGCAACAGCGTTCACTCAAGCGCTCTGAGCCGCTGAAAAGTAAAGAGCAGCGCCTGCTGGAGGTGGTAAACAATGAGCTACAGGAATGCACGCTGCCCCCACTGTGGTCAGATCTAGTCGGCCATACTCGTCTTAAAGCAGTTCTGGAAGAGGAGCTGCTGTGGCCATTGCTGCGCTCTGACAGTTCTGTTCGGCCTCCCCGAACTGTGCTACTGTTTGGTCCACGAGGGGGTGGCAAAACCACACTGGTGCACTCAATGGCCACCCAGCTTGGGGCCACTTTCTTCAGGCTGAGCGGTGCCACGCTTGTATCCAAGTGGAAGGCTGAGGCTGAGCAGCTTCTGGGCATGCTATTCTCAGTGGCTACAGCGCGCCAGCCAGCGGTGGTGCTGCTGAGTGAATTAGAGGCCTTTGAGGATGATGAGGGTCTCAGACAGCAGCTGCAGGCCCAGTTGGAGAAGGTGCACCGTGGCTTGTTGCTGGTGGTGTGTTCCACACGCCACCCGGAGCTTCTGAAAGAATCGCTGCTGCGCTGCATGGCCAAGCGTTACCATGTCAGCCTGCCGGACGGAAGTGGGCGCAGGCAGCTGCTGCTGCAAGCTCTCGGGCCACATGGTTGCAGCCTGAGTGAACAGGAGCTGGCTGCCGTGCTGCAGCGTTGCGATGGATTCTCTGTACGTGAGCTGCTGCAGCTCGGTCAGCAGGCCCTGGCTTCAGCATCAGCTTCAGGCACTGGTCAAATGCATGGCCTTGGCGCTCCCATCTCCTCGCCAGCCTTCAAAGACTTCGAGAGCGCTTTCTGTAAGGTGCGACCGCATGGGGCCCCCAAAGAACTGGACACTTGTATGGAATGGAGCAAGGTGTATAGCCACTAAGAGACAGTTCAGCCACTGGAATCAGGACTGCTTGTCTTTGTGCTGAGGCAGAAAGCCTCGtggatatttttgcttttttctttctgttttctttttgtagCTACATACTTTGCAGCCAAAAAGGGGGGGTTATTTTGGGAAATTACATTTTACGGTGAAAAGGCATTttagtatgaaaaattttagaattttttgtCTTGGAAACATGCCATGGTGTGctgtttttctataaataaacatatactttattttttccccaaagaaattaaatattaggCATTTATCAGAGGAGGCAATTGTTAGTTGTTTGCTGATagaaaatttgaaatattttctggAATTTCACTAGAATTCTGATCAGCCTTGATCCTGGAATGAACCTGGATTATATTAATAATGCCCCCATTAACTGCAATTCTCAGGATCCTATTTATTGCCTGTCTGCTCCAATggcattatatttttattatttttatttactctaaATTGATCATTTGGTGTTAAACGGCTTGGGACATATTGGAGCAAATGAATTGTTTTTGaccaaaaatgataaaagagCACCGCTTTTAAATGATACCTGCCCTACTGACAGCATTTTACCAAAATGCAACCACCATTATGCAACCTGCTTGAAACCAACAATATTGTGCAAAACAAGTTCATTGTTAGACCGTGGTCATATCATGTGCACTTTGTCAAAGCACGGTCTTTTCATGAAAAGTGTATGCATCGCTACCCAAATAGTATTAAGACATAGgaagtaagagagaaagagagagactggccCTCACTGTCTGCACAATCTGCTCTGTACACTGtacaaaccaaacacacacgtgGAATATAGAGACCACAGTGTTCTGGGACGTTAAACCCATAACCCCTAACCACAAGTTCCCGCAGTCCATCTCACATTCCTCAGCTAGATTTCTGATTTCCTGAGACTGTCTCATTGTACCCtggaaatgcaaaaaaagagcaaaaaagtCTAATATTCTCTTCTgcttactatttttttttcttagtataTGTAGTCTTGTTTGAAATACTCAGGAAGAATTTCTTTACCTCAGAAATGATAACGAATGTATGTAACCTTAGGGTCTT is a window from the Pangasianodon hypophthalmus isolate fPanHyp1 chromosome 16, fPanHyp1.pri, whole genome shotgun sequence genome containing:
- the fignl2 gene encoding fidgetin-like protein 2, which produces MLSPIVPYSLLKMHWNPEHAQPLSQWPEQHLDVSSTTSSPAHKPELYSARGRGSYSYAWANDDISALTASNLLKRYAEKYSGVLDSAYERPAVGAYPEPGAFGALNGSQKSELEPWPLSHSTDSTYPLVPPSTHDGLKVAPAPTMPPGSGSVSAGSSNLSDSGYSGSSSCSGPHSSDYPPSYNGTYLSSGYCPQGSSALPPAPLHTLQSGPTLLPSYTPSAPVYNYPPATYPHQTSLAPTYSHPTPPYLPSGIAAPTPITSRPTVVGGSYSYQNSSLGNSETASSLKRKAFEMTPEEEEGDGSSRYRKYSYEALKSGGDSPYSVSDKAECRGNGFVTTSADPQAFKPSKPGSQPGIAGDEVGKYSGLKPLLSPAYGTAGDYSPPTAMTGENGGAEHGFPQQQRSLKRSEPLKSKEQRLLEVVNNELQECTLPPLWSDLVGHTRLKAVLEEELLWPLLRSDSSVRPPRTVLLFGPRGGGKTTLVHSMATQLGATFFRLSGATLVSKWKAEAEQLLGMLFSVATARQPAVVLLSELEAFEDDEGLRQQLQAQLEKVHRGLLLVVCSTRHPELLKESLLRCMAKRYHVSLPDGSGRRQLLLQALGPHGCSLSEQELAAVLQRCDGFSVRELLQLGQQALASASASGTGQMHGLGAPISSPAFKDFESAFCKVRPHGAPKELDTCMEWSKVYSH